The segment AGCGTGAGCGTCGCGTCCGGCCCCAGCCCGCGCAGGTTCAACGACGAGCCACCGGTCACGTTCTGGTTGGCGATGCCCCCGGCTCCGGCAGTCGCACCCACGGCCACCCCGGGATTCTGCCCGCCCCCGAAGTTCTGCGGCACGCTGCGGATCACCTCGCCCAGATCGGTGAAGCCTTCCTGCTGTATCTGCTCGCTGCCGATGGTGATCACCGGCGAGGGCGTGGTGCCGCCGCGGATGCGGGTGCCGGTTACCGTGATGGTCTGCAGGTTGGTGGTGCCTGGCTGCGCGGGCGCTGCCTTCTCGTTCTTCGAGCGTTGGCCGGCGCTGGCGTGGGTGGTTGTCGCCCTGCCCTGCCCGGCCGTATCTGCGGTGGCGTCCTGGGCCACAGCCCGTTCGCTGGTGCCGGTGGCGGCCACCAGCAAGGCGATGGAAATGGCGTTACGTAGCGTACGTGTCGTCATGATGCGTCCTTTGCCTCCCCTAGGCGTGGTCCGTTTTGTCACCGCTCCAATTGCGGTCATGTCTCCCCCACCGGCGGCGTCGGTGCCGCCAGACAAGTAGAGTTATACAAAGTAGAGTAATAATCTGTAGAATTCAACACGGTAGACGGACAGGCTGGGCGCATGCCCTCCAAGTCCACGCCGAAGCGCGAGCCCGCGCCCATGTCGAGCCCTCTGGGCCGCATTGCGGTCAACGTTCGCCGACGGCGCAAAGCAATGGGCCTGACTCAAGCCGGCTTAAGTGAACTCGTGCCGTGCCACCCCACCTACGTGTCACAGATCGAGCGGCGGACGACCAACATTTCTGTTGAGCGTCTTGAGGGACTGGCGAAGGTCTTAGGTGTGGATGCGCTGACCTTGATGCAGCCACCCAAGCCGCTAACGGACGACATACCGGCAGATCTTGCAGGGCTGCCAAGCGCCACAGATAGCGAACAGATGCAGGGTTCGAAGCGCGGGAAAAGTAGGCGTGTTCAGCGCACCTGAGACATGCCCTACCCCCGCAGTTACAAAATCGCGAGATGTAAT is part of the Dyella thiooxydans genome and harbors:
- a CDS encoding helix-turn-helix domain-containing protein, with the protein product MPSKSTPKREPAPMSSPLGRIAVNVRRRRKAMGLTQAGLSELVPCHPTYVSQIERRTTNISVERLEGLAKVLGVDALTLMQPPKPLTDDIPADLAGLPSATDSEQMQGSKRGKSRRVQRT